From Magnolia sinica isolate HGM2019 chromosome 13, MsV1, whole genome shotgun sequence, one genomic window encodes:
- the LOC131223791 gene encoding uncharacterized protein LOC131223791, whose protein sequence is MTLGALTSLCTLLPMAQRYGGGMSSAKATLESDTKVLAFEAGRRHKIQVNTISAGMTVIFILLFSKTWYLLEYLPVVTFFTLMKTLKSNEKPCSQGHWIHRHDD, encoded by the exons ATGACTTTGGGAGCATTGACATCCTTGTGCACTCTCTTGCCAATGGCCCAGAG ATATGGTGGGGGCATGAGTTCAGCTAAAGCTACTCTAGAGAGTGATACCAAG GTGCTTGCATTTGAAGCAGGAAGGCGCCACAAGATTCAAGTTAATACAATATCTGCTGGTATGACTGTTATCTTCATACTTTTATTTTCTAAGACATGGTACTTGCTAGAGTATCTCCCTGTCGTGACATTTTTCACATTGATGAAAACTCTCAAGTCCAATGAGAAGCCATGCAGCCAAGGCCATTGGATTCATCGACATGATGATTGA